In the Streptomyces sp. BHT-5-2 genome, one interval contains:
- a CDS encoding helix-turn-helix transcriptional regulator produces the protein MLVARHMPRAGWISHDLTHGDISPPHQHERGHLVYAASGILSVTTQRGRWICPANRAAWTPARTVHQHQAHGRTDMRIVFIAPSLAHALPNRPAVLAVSGLAREVLLALTGSRSYRPATRTRLRAVLVEEVSTSSEQPLHLPEPQDDRLRALARLLHGDPANTAPLATLGQAVGASERTLSRLFHDELGMSFHQWRTQLRLHHALVLLSEGHTVTTTAHACGWSNPSTFIHAFTSAIGQTPGSYQHDLRGG, from the coding sequence ATGCTCGTAGCCCGCCATATGCCCAGAGCAGGGTGGATCTCCCACGACCTGACCCACGGCGACATCAGTCCCCCTCACCAGCACGAGCGCGGACACCTCGTCTATGCCGCCAGCGGCATCCTGTCGGTCACAACCCAGCGGGGCAGGTGGATCTGCCCCGCCAACCGAGCCGCCTGGACCCCGGCCCGGACCGTGCACCAGCACCAGGCCCATGGGCGTACCGACATGCGCATCGTGTTCATCGCGCCCTCCCTGGCCCACGCCCTTCCCAACCGGCCCGCCGTACTTGCCGTTTCCGGACTGGCCCGGGAAGTCCTGCTGGCGCTCACCGGCAGCCGCTCCTATCGCCCGGCCACCCGCACGCGGTTACGCGCTGTCCTCGTCGAGGAAGTCAGCACGTCCTCGGAGCAACCTCTGCACCTGCCCGAGCCCCAGGACGACCGCCTACGGGCCCTGGCCCGCCTGCTCCATGGCGACCCCGCCAACACCGCTCCACTGGCGACGCTCGGCCAGGCCGTGGGCGCCAGCGAACGCACCCTCAGCCGGCTGTTCCACGACGAACTGGGCATGAGCTTTCATCAATGGCGCACCCAACTGCGCCTTCATCACGCCCTGGTTCTGCTCTCGGAGGGGCACACCGTCACCACCACGGCTCATGCCTGCGGGTGGTCCAACCCCAGCACCTTCATCCACGCCTTCACCTCGGCCATCGGGCAAACTCCCGGCAGTTACCAACACGACTTGCGGGGTGGGTAG
- a CDS encoding MFS transporter has product MLGICGLTLFMTYLDNTILNVALPAIQTSLACDLTALQWVMDAYLSVLGSLLLLAGSIGDRLGRRRLFLFGVLVFTIGSALCSMAVNLETLIAARVVQAIGGAALTPTSLSIVRDVFRDPGERDRALGVWSGIFGIATACGPLAGGLLVSAAGWRSVFWVNIPLGLATLMLAHRFVPESRASRPRRADPFGQGLMIVFLATVTYTLVQGPRDGWARPSIVTGFVLAAAALIAFVVVELRQREPLLDLRYFRNLPFTGANVIALLAFVALAGFLLVNTLYLQQERGLSALTAGVALLPATVAIAAGGPLGGWLVARYGPCPPMTAAGLLITAGSAMLLRVGSTTSYAGIAAAYVLLGTGLGLVNPPITSTAVSAMPANQAGVASAVAATARQFGNALGVAVLGGFLAVGPGPSAAPHHLGNATHLPWAFLCLDGLAVTAVALFTTRRRH; this is encoded by the coding sequence GTGCTGGGGATCTGCGGTCTGACCCTGTTCATGACCTACCTGGACAACACCATCCTCAACGTCGCGTTGCCCGCGATCCAGACCAGCCTGGCCTGCGATCTGACCGCACTGCAGTGGGTGATGGATGCCTACCTGTCGGTACTCGGCAGCCTGCTCCTGCTGGCCGGTTCCATCGGCGACCGGTTGGGCCGACGTCGACTGTTCCTGTTCGGAGTGCTGGTCTTCACCATCGGGTCGGCGCTGTGCAGCATGGCCGTGAACCTGGAAACGCTGATCGCGGCACGGGTGGTTCAGGCCATCGGAGGGGCCGCGCTGACACCGACTTCGCTGTCGATCGTGCGCGACGTCTTCCGTGACCCCGGCGAGCGGGACCGGGCGCTGGGAGTGTGGAGTGGGATCTTCGGCATAGCCACCGCGTGTGGGCCACTGGCCGGTGGACTGCTCGTGAGTGCCGCGGGCTGGCGCTCGGTGTTCTGGGTCAACATCCCGCTCGGCCTGGCCACGTTGATGCTCGCGCATCGGTTCGTACCCGAATCCCGCGCATCCCGACCCCGCCGGGCGGACCCGTTCGGACAGGGCTTGATGATCGTGTTCCTGGCCACGGTGACCTACACCCTTGTCCAGGGGCCCCGGGACGGATGGGCCAGACCGTCGATCGTGACTGGTTTCGTGCTCGCTGCCGCCGCACTCATCGCTTTCGTCGTGGTCGAGCTGCGGCAGCGCGAACCGTTGCTGGACCTGCGGTACTTCCGCAACCTTCCGTTCACCGGCGCGAACGTGATCGCTCTGCTGGCGTTCGTGGCGCTGGCCGGGTTCCTGCTCGTCAACACCCTGTACCTGCAGCAGGAGCGGGGATTGTCCGCCCTGACCGCCGGAGTGGCCCTGCTGCCGGCCACGGTGGCGATCGCCGCCGGAGGACCACTGGGCGGCTGGTTGGTGGCCCGGTACGGGCCCTGCCCGCCAATGACTGCCGCCGGACTCCTCATCACGGCGGGCAGCGCCATGCTGCTCCGGGTGGGCTCCACCACCTCCTACGCCGGGATCGCGGCCGCCTACGTGCTGCTGGGCACCGGACTCGGCCTGGTGAACCCACCGATCACCAGCACTGCCGTGAGCGCCATGCCGGCAAACCAGGCAGGAGTCGCCTCGGCAGTCGCCGCCACCGCGCGTCAGTTCGGCAACGCCCTGGGCGTTGCCGTCCTGGGAGGGTTTCTGGCCGTCGGGCCCGGGCCATCCGCAGCTCCTCATCACCTCGGCAACGCCACGCACCTCCCGTGGGCGTTCCTCTGCCTCGACGGTCTGGCAGTGACAGCCGTCGCGTTGTTCACCACCAGGCGGCGTCACTGA